Proteins co-encoded in one Acidobacteriota bacterium genomic window:
- a CDS encoding carboxypeptidase regulatory-like domain-containing protein, whose translation MNLAVGPQNGPEHRKTTGHFGSIKKNYKSLGFGSGRILSIGGGTHHRASDAGWQACPIQLRTLLGWWSPDSSEKYPELGATYVARGIDDPTATARFDFLPNGFHAIILSAEGTVLIDPYAKGDTENYVTYRKNDLHRLNDFNCEVGEATLDSLLNADLLKTQEIVDGQRPDVTSGGQLRVYRLALAATNEYAVAVGGNTIAGTLAAQVLIMNRVNGVYERDVAIRMVMIANNDQIVYAGDNMNCPVGTGGSACTAANDPYTNNSGSTMLGQNTTTLNAVILTANYDIGHVFSTGGGGVATLNGPCGGSKARGVTGLTNPIGDAFAIDYVAHEIGHQWGGNHTFNGSVGSCSGGNRAGSAAYEPGSGITIMAYAGICGNQNLALNSIDTFHVKSLEEIIAYSQTGNGNTCAASTATGNTPPTVSVVGGPTFDIPKQTPFTLTAAGSDVNGDTITYDWQEYDLGAATSAVPNTDAGGAMPIFRPFLPTTNPARTFPSLAYVLNNANIPPATFGASLLTGELLPQIGRTMLFQVIARDNRPNGGGINTATATVVVEGNSGPFQVTSQSTAAIYTGGSTQTVTWDVNGTTNAPVSAANVKISFSTDGGQTFPTVLSASTANDGSESVTIPNTPTTSARIKVEGVGKIFFDINDTNFQVIAGAGTPPSVSSVTTNVTTAGATGHTITNTYTDDTGINISTLDGSDMDVSGPNLFGATPVFISVNINSNGTPRVATYSLIPPGGSWDAGDNGTYTITMRNNQVADISGNFVPGGVIGTFTVNIPGVPTPTPTPVATPTPTPVATPTPTPVATPTPTPAATPTPTPAPTPTPGTRTIRAVNVATQPGQQVTVSFELLALGDESSASFSVLTNPAILSNPVVTLGTGVPAGTNLGTNLNDAANGRVGILVDSTNTYAAGTRQMITIRYNVAANAPIGLTPVTFGSVPTSQSVSNALGALLPTTYQAGNVQIGSTAAGVIVSGRVLTPDGRGVRNATVTIISPDGTRRTVTTGSFGFFQFVDVESGQSYVIAPSAKRYRFSPRVVQVVDTLSDLDFIGLE comes from the coding sequence GCTCGATTCGATTTCCTGCCGAACGGTTTCCACGCCATCATCTTGTCCGCGGAGGGAACCGTTCTCATCGACCCTTACGCAAAAGGCGATACCGAAAATTACGTAACCTATAGAAAGAACGACCTGCATCGCCTGAACGATTTTAATTGCGAGGTTGGCGAGGCGACCCTGGATTCACTTCTTAATGCCGATCTGCTCAAAACACAGGAAATTGTTGATGGCCAGCGACCGGATGTCACTTCAGGCGGGCAGCTTCGTGTATACCGTCTAGCCCTCGCGGCAACCAACGAATACGCAGTAGCGGTCGGCGGCAACACAATAGCCGGTACACTTGCCGCTCAGGTGCTTATCATGAACCGCGTCAACGGCGTTTATGAGCGGGACGTTGCCATCCGAATGGTCATGATCGCGAACAACGACCAGATCGTTTATGCAGGCGACAATATGAATTGCCCGGTCGGCACCGGAGGTTCAGCGTGTACAGCGGCAAATGACCCATACACGAATAACAGTGGCAGCACGATGCTGGGCCAAAATACGACCACCCTTAATGCCGTTATCCTTACGGCCAACTACGACATCGGCCACGTTTTCAGCACCGGCGGCGGCGGCGTTGCGACGCTCAACGGCCCGTGCGGAGGCAGCAAAGCCCGCGGCGTGACCGGCCTGACAAACCCCATCGGCGATGCCTTCGCGATCGATTACGTCGCTCACGAGATCGGACATCAATGGGGCGGAAATCATACTTTTAACGGAAGCGTCGGCAGTTGTTCTGGTGGAAATCGGGCAGGCTCTGCTGCTTACGAACCCGGCAGCGGCATCACCATCATGGCGTACGCCGGAATTTGCGGAAACCAGAATCTTGCTCTGAATAGTATCGACACGTTCCACGTCAAGAGCCTCGAAGAGATCATCGCATACAGTCAAACCGGTAACGGCAACACGTGCGCAGCATCGACCGCGACCGGAAATACGCCGCCCACAGTTTCGGTCGTTGGCGGTCCAACTTTCGACATACCAAAACAGACTCCCTTCACGCTTACAGCGGCGGGAAGCGATGTTAATGGCGACACGATCACCTACGATTGGCAGGAATATGATCTCGGAGCCGCGACCTCGGCGGTGCCTAATACCGACGCCGGCGGTGCAATGCCGATCTTTAGGCCGTTTCTTCCGACTACAAACCCGGCTCGAACGTTTCCATCTCTTGCCTACGTTCTCAACAACGCAAATATACCTCCGGCGACCTTCGGCGCAAGCTTGTTGACGGGCGAACTCTTGCCGCAGATCGGCCGTACTATGTTATTTCAGGTCATCGCTCGCGATAACCGGCCAAATGGCGGTGGTATTAACACGGCAACAGCAACGGTCGTTGTTGAGGGCAACAGCGGCCCATTCCAGGTCACGTCACAGTCAACCGCTGCGATTTACACCGGAGGATCCACCCAAACCGTAACCTGGGATGTGAATGGAACAACTAATGCCCCGGTAAGCGCGGCAAATGTAAAGATCTCATTCTCGACTGATGGCGGCCAGACATTCCCGACCGTCTTGAGTGCAAGCACGGCTAATGACGGTTCGGAGAGCGTCACGATCCCGAACACGCCGACCACGTCAGCACGAATCAAGGTCGAAGGTGTCGGAAAGATATTTTTCGACATCAACGATACGAACTTCCAGGTGATTGCAGGTGCCGGGACTCCACCCAGCGTTTCATCGGTTACAACCAACGTTACGACAGCGGGTGCAACCGGACACACGATAACCAATACCTACACCGACGACACGGGCATCAATATCAGCACCCTGGACGGATCCGACATGGACGTTTCGGGACCGAATCTTTTTGGGGCTACGCCAGTGTTCATATCCGTAAATATTAATTCCAATGGCACGCCTCGCGTCGCGACGTATTCATTGATACCTCCAGGCGGAAGCTGGGATGCGGGAGACAACGGTACTTACACCATCACTATGCGAAACAACCAGGTTGCCGACATTAGTGGTAACTTCGTGCCTGGAGGCGTTATCGGAACATTCACAGTGAACATTCCGGGAGTTCCGACGCCGACGCCGACGCCGGTTGCAACGCCGACCCCAACGCCGGTTGCTACACCTACTCCAACTCCTGTCGCTACACCGACGCCGACGCCGGCTGCAACGCCGACGCCAACGCCTGCTCCGACACCAACGCCGGGAACGAGGACTATCCGTGCAGTCAATGTTGCAACGCAGCCCGGACAGCAGGTGACGGTGTCGTTCGAATTACTTGCTCTCGGTGACGAGTCATCAGCCAGTTTCTCGGTATTGACCAATCCGGCGATCCTGAGCAATCCGGTCGTGACGCTCGGAACCGGTGTGCCGGCGGGAACCAATTTGGGAACGAACCTAAATGACGCTGCCAATGGCCGCGTTGGTATCCTCGTTGATTCAACAAACACTTACGCCGCGGGAACGCGACAGATGATCACGATCAGGTACAATGTGGCAGCAAACGCACCGATTGGCCTGACCCCGGTAACATTTGGCAGCGTACCAACGTCGCAAAGTGTTTCAAATGCTCTCGGAGCGTTGCTGCCAACGACCTATCAGGCGGGCAACGTGCAGATCGGATCAACTGCCGCGGGCGTTATCGTTTCCGGTCGGGTCCTGACGCCTGATGGCCGCGGCGTGAGAAACGCTACTGTGACCATAATCAGCCCTGACGGAACGAGACGCACGGTCACAACGGGATCGTTCGGTTTCTTCCAGTTTGTTGATGTTGAGAGCGGACAGTCCTACGTGATCGCCCCATCTGCCAAACGATACAGGTTCAGTCCGCGTGTCGTTCAGGTGGTCGACACGCTGTCAGACCTCGATTTCATTGGGTTAGAATAG
- the metH gene encoding methionine synthase: protein MSLSFLELLKEKIIVFDGAMGSNLQALNLTIDDWGGSNFENCSENLLYTRPDAIETVHRSFLDVGCDVIETNSFGGSEVVLTEFGIAEKTYDVNKKAAELAKRLAGDYSTYDKPRFVAGSIGPGTKLPTLGHITYNDLKDAYREQVRGLIDGGSDLMMVETCQDLLQTKAALAAIFEHFEKHKIKLPVIASVTIEVFGTMLNGTEIGAALTALEPFPIDVIGMNCGTGPKHMTDSFRYLCENSPIAVSVLPNAGLPEVKDGKQHYDETPESFAAQVEHFANDFGANIVGGCCGTSPEHLRQVVERLSGISPKERDAKLIPSASSIYFQQPYTQDASFLIVGERVNASGSKKMRDLLDAEDWDGLVSLAKSQEKEGAHILDVNVDFVGRDGVADMHELASRLATAVKIPLMFDSTEWEKMEAGLEHAGGKSLLNSTNYEDGEERFLKVLDLAKRFGAGVVIGLIDEDGMARSFEDKVKIARRAYKQAVGFGIESHDIFFDPLALPISTGIEEDRKNAVETINAIKTIHEEMPDANIILGVSNISFGLNPAARVVLNSVFLHDCVDAGMNSAIVNASKILPLMRFSELEIDTARDLIYDRRKFEGDICTYDPLGDFSNMFQGKSAQSIKPDISNLPIEEKLKHHIIDGERIGLEDSLKVALEKYPPLEIINDILLDGMKTVGELFGSGQMQLPFVLQSAESMKAAVKFLEPFMEKVEGSNKGVLVLATVKGDVHDIGKNLVDIILTNNGYKVINLGIKQPIDDILRSAEESNCDAIGMSGLLVKSTLIMRDNLELMNERGIKTPVILGGAALNRRYVDADLIPLYNGKLFYARDAFDGLHAMDELTSGSEPEAIATGFPDGGEKNRVATAPGSDLTADTDIVTVGDEEDLVGEDAKLGKAAARVSTRSAGDTTHTTRSDIAENVDRPKAPFYGSKVVEITDLTKVFDFINETALFKGQWQYKQGRKTKEEYDLILKQTVYPKFKEIKAQAIREKLLQAKLVYGYFPCQSSGNDLIIYQDDEKTERMRFTFPRQPVEQRGGKNLCLADYFASVKSGVIDVVAFDLVTMGRKASEHSAKLFKSDNYTDYLLFHGLSVESAEALAEMWHKRIREELGIAGKDAPEMAKLFHQGYQGSRYSFGYPACPDLEDQVKIFELLQPERIGVELTEEFQLDPEQSTSAIIIHHPDAKYFNIE, encoded by the coding sequence ATGAGCTTGAGCTTTCTTGAACTTTTGAAGGAAAAGATCATCGTCTTTGACGGTGCAATGGGTAGTAATCTGCAGGCGTTGAATTTGACGATAGACGACTGGGGCGGGTCAAATTTTGAGAATTGTTCGGAGAATCTGCTCTACACGCGGCCGGATGCGATCGAAACGGTTCATCGGAGTTTTCTCGACGTCGGCTGTGATGTCATCGAGACGAATAGCTTCGGCGGCAGCGAAGTTGTGCTGACGGAGTTTGGCATTGCTGAAAAGACCTACGATGTGAACAAGAAAGCAGCAGAGTTGGCAAAGCGGCTGGCCGGCGATTATTCAACCTATGACAAGCCTCGTTTTGTCGCCGGTTCTATCGGGCCGGGAACTAAGCTGCCGACACTCGGACACATTACCTATAACGACCTAAAGGACGCCTATCGCGAGCAGGTCCGAGGGCTCATCGATGGCGGTTCTGATCTTATGATGGTCGAAACGTGTCAGGATCTGCTGCAGACAAAGGCAGCTCTGGCCGCGATATTTGAGCATTTTGAAAAGCACAAGATCAAGCTGCCGGTAATCGCATCTGTCACGATCGAAGTTTTTGGGACAATGCTCAACGGGACGGAGATCGGGGCTGCCTTGACCGCACTCGAACCGTTTCCCATCGATGTTATCGGTATGAATTGCGGTACCGGGCCGAAGCACATGACTGATAGCTTCCGTTATCTTTGCGAAAATTCGCCGATCGCGGTTTCAGTTCTGCCAAATGCGGGATTGCCTGAGGTCAAGGATGGTAAGCAGCACTACGACGAGACCCCCGAGAGTTTCGCGGCACAGGTCGAGCATTTTGCTAACGATTTTGGAGCCAATATCGTCGGCGGCTGCTGCGGAACTTCGCCCGAACATTTGCGGCAGGTCGTCGAGCGTCTGAGCGGCATTTCGCCGAAGGAGCGTGATGCGAAACTGATTCCGTCGGCTTCGTCTATCTATTTTCAACAGCCTTACACTCAGGATGCTTCGTTTTTGATCGTTGGCGAACGCGTAAATGCTTCTGGCTCAAAGAAGATGCGTGATCTGCTCGATGCCGAGGATTGGGACGGACTGGTTTCCCTCGCCAAGTCGCAGGAGAAAGAAGGTGCCCACATTCTTGACGTGAACGTCGATTTCGTCGGTCGCGATGGCGTTGCGGACATGCACGAACTTGCTTCGAGACTCGCGACGGCTGTCAAAATTCCGCTCATGTTCGATTCGACCGAGTGGGAAAAGATGGAGGCCGGGCTCGAACACGCGGGCGGCAAATCTCTTCTGAACTCAACAAATTACGAGGACGGCGAAGAGCGTTTCCTAAAAGTTCTCGATCTTGCAAAACGTTTTGGTGCTGGTGTTGTCATCGGTCTCATCGACGAAGACGGAATGGCTCGCTCGTTCGAGGACAAGGTCAAGATCGCCCGCCGTGCGTACAAGCAGGCAGTCGGATTCGGCATTGAATCACACGATATCTTCTTCGATCCGCTGGCTCTGCCGATCTCGACCGGGATCGAGGAAGACCGCAAGAACGCTGTCGAGACGATCAACGCGATCAAAACGATCCACGAGGAAATGCCCGACGCGAATATCATTCTCGGCGTTTCAAATATCTCTTTCGGTCTCAATCCGGCGGCTCGTGTCGTTCTAAATTCGGTGTTTTTACACGATTGCGTTGATGCTGGAATGAACTCGGCGATCGTTAATGCTTCAAAAATACTGCCGCTGATGCGGTTTTCAGAACTTGAGATCGACACGGCTCGCGATCTGATCTATGACCGTCGGAAATTCGAGGGCGATATCTGCACTTACGATCCGCTTGGCGATTTTTCGAATATGTTTCAGGGCAAATCGGCTCAGTCGATCAAGCCTGACATCTCGAATCTGCCCATCGAAGAAAAGCTGAAACATCACATCATTGACGGCGAACGTATCGGGCTCGAAGATTCGCTCAAAGTCGCTCTCGAGAAATATCCGCCGCTCGAGATCATCAATGATATTTTGCTCGACGGGATGAAGACGGTAGGCGAACTTTTCGGTTCGGGGCAGATGCAGCTGCCATTCGTCCTGCAGTCGGCTGAATCGATGAAAGCTGCGGTGAAATTCCTCGAACCGTTCATGGAGAAGGTCGAGGGCTCGAACAAGGGCGTTTTGGTTCTCGCGACCGTAAAGGGCGACGTTCATGATATAGGGAAAAATCTGGTCGATATCATCCTCACTAACAACGGCTACAAAGTAATAAATCTTGGTATTAAGCAGCCGATCGATGACATTCTGCGTTCTGCCGAAGAATCGAATTGCGATGCGATCGGAATGAGCGGGCTACTTGTCAAATCGACGCTCATCATGCGTGACAACCTAGAATTGATGAACGAACGTGGGATAAAAACGCCCGTCATTCTAGGCGGCGCGGCGTTGAACCGGCGTTATGTCGACGCCGATCTTATTCCGCTTTACAACGGGAAATTGTTCTACGCTCGCGATGCTTTTGACGGTTTGCACGCGATGGATGAATTGACCAGCGGGTCAGAACCGGAAGCGATAGCGACCGGGTTCCCTGACGGCGGCGAGAAGAACCGGGTCGCTACCGCTCCCGGTTCTGACCTGACTGCGGACACGGATATTGTCACGGTCGGTGACGAGGAAGACCTCGTCGGAGAGGACGCAAAGCTTGGCAAGGCTGCGGCTCGCGTTTCGACCCGGTCGGCCGGTGATACGACGCACACTACGCGATCGGATATCGCGGAGAATGTCGATCGGCCAAAGGCTCCGTTTTACGGTTCAAAGGTAGTCGAGATAACAGATCTGACCAAGGTTTTCGACTTCATAAACGAGACCGCTCTTTTCAAGGGCCAGTGGCAGTACAAACAGGGCCGCAAAACGAAAGAGGAATACGACCTGATCTTAAAACAGACCGTCTATCCTAAATTCAAAGAGATCAAGGCTCAGGCGATCCGCGAAAAGCTGCTTCAGGCAAAGCTCGTATATGGCTATTTTCCGTGTCAGTCATCAGGAAATGACCTGATCATTTATCAAGATGATGAAAAGACGGAACGAATGCGGTTCACGTTTCCGCGTCAGCCAGTTGAGCAGCGGGGCGGCAAGAATCTTTGTCTTGCTGATTATTTCGCGTCGGTTAAATCCGGCGTCATCGATGTTGTGGCGTTCGACCTGGTCACAATGGGCCGCAAGGCGAGCGAGCACTCGGCAAAGCTGTTCAAGAGCGACAATTACACTGATTATCTTTTGTTCCACGGACTGTCGGTAGAATCTGCTGAGGCATTGGCGGAGATGTGGCATAAACGCATTCGCGAGGAACTTGGTATTGCTGGAAAAGATGCTCCGGAGATGGCGAAACTATTTCATCAAGGGTATCAAGGATCGCGCTACAGTTTTGGATACCCGGCTTGTCCCGATCTGGAAGACCAGGTCAAGATCTTCGAACTTCTTCAGCCGGAACGTATTGGGGTTGAATTGACGGAAGAATTCCAGCTAGATCCCGAACAATCGACATCCGCGATCATCATTCATCATCCGGACGCGAAGTACTTTAATATCGAATAG